The following proteins come from a genomic window of Larimichthys crocea isolate SSNF chromosome XV, L_crocea_2.0, whole genome shotgun sequence:
- the stk35 gene encoding serine/threonine-protein kinase 35, which yields MLTFNKKEVMDFCDGQKRRKVSGGVRGCRQSVAAKMKRDVGKVLRSRTVEDNNHTEPMEEDEDDDCFSISFLRSDRLEPAVVVSPRYNLLREVGRGSYGVVYEAIARKTGARVAVKRLQCDAPENVELALAEFWALTSLENRHQNVVQLEECVLQRNGLAQKMSHGNKRSRQYLRLVETSLKGERILGNPEEPCYLWFVMEFCEGGDLNQYILSRRPDPQTNRSFMRQLTSAVAFLHKNNIVHRDLKPDNILISQKSGSPVLKVADFGLSKVCAGLNSKNSEDLPEAEACGKGSNQNNIVNVNKFWLSSACGSDFYMAPEVWEGHYTAKADIFALGIIIWAMIERITFIDAESKRELLGTYIRQGTEIVPVGEALLENPKMVLHIPQKARSSMSDGVKKLLQDMLAVNPQDRPDAFQLEVRMDQVTCAA from the exons ATGCTTACTTTCAACAAAAAAGAAGTTATGGATTTTTGCGACGggcagaagaggagaaaggtAAGCGGAGGTGTGCGGGGCTGCAGGCAGAGCGTGGCCGCTAAGATGAAGCGGGACGTGGGCAAAGTCCTCCGCTCCCGCACGGTGGAGGACAACAACCACACGGAGCCcatggaggaggacgaggacgacgaCTGCTTTTCTATTAGCTTCCTCCGGAGTGACCGGCTGGAGCCCGCCGTGGTAGTCTCTCCTCGGTATAACCTGCTACGAGAGGTCGGCCGGGGAAGCTACGGGGTGGTGTACGAGGCTATAGCCCGGAAAACAGGGGCCAGGGTGGCTGTGAAGAGACTCCAATGCGACGCACCAGAAAACGTAGAGCTGGCTCTGGCCGAGTTCTGGGCCCTGACGAGCCTGGAGAACCGACACCAGAATGTGGTCCAGCTGGAGGAGTGTGTCCTGCAGAGGAACGGACTGGCCCAGAAGATGAGCCATGGAAACAAGAGGTCCAGACAGTATCTACGCCTGGTGGAGACCTCCCTCAAAG GAGAGCGCATCCTGGGTAACCCAGAGGAGCCGTGCTACCTCTGGTTCGTCATGGAGTTCTGCGAGGGCGGCGACCTCAACCAGTACATCTTGTCCCGCCGGCCCGATCCCCAGACCAACAGAAGCTTTATGCGCCAGCTGACGAGTGCTGTAGCTTTCTTGCACAAGAACAACATTGTCCATCGTGATCTGAAGCCAGACAACATTCTCATCTCACAGAAATCTGGTTCACCTGTTCTTAAAGTGGCCGACTTTGGCCTCAGTAAAGTTTGTGCTGGCCTAAACTCCAAGAACAGTGAAGACCTCCCTGAAGCAGAAGCGTGCGGCAAAGGCAGCAATCAGAATAACATTGTCAACGTGAACAAGTTCTGGTTGTCGTCAGCTTGTGGCTCAGACTTCTACATGGCCCCGGAAGTGTGGGAGGGCCACTACACAGCCAAGGCTGATATCTTCGCCCTCGGCATCATCATCTGGGCAATGATTGAGCGGATCACTTTCATTGACGCAGAGTCCAAACGTGAACTGCTGGGCACCTACATACGACAGGGCACAGAGATTGTACCTGTCGGGGAAGCTCTTTTGGAGAACCCTAAGATGGTCCTCCACATCCCTCAGAAGGCTAGGAGCTCCATGTCCGATGGGGTGAAGAAACTTCTCCAGGACATGCTTGCAGTCAACCCTCAGGACCGGCCGGACGCCTTCCAGCTCGAGGTGCGGATGGACCAAGTCACGTGTGCTGCGTGA